The following proteins are co-located in the Cutaneotrichosporon cavernicola HIS019 DNA, chromosome: 3 genome:
- the DBP6 gene encoding uncharacterized protein (Belongs to the DEAD box helicase family): MDLKRKHVVFEPSPAGPSVHPDRAAVVDAAVKAKKPKVVSARQKRYNAARQRRQRKIKVANKAAAPKVGAWEGEVDSEVEAERDDVAPNAAVDERAIRQAEKAAKRDERRGERKARRAAERASKAVAKRSEGADEADETTGEGADEADETTAEGDETQVDGILSDGDVESDVESLNIPDLPARLSPPPLEPFPLPRLAPAPAADVLSRQGLPTGLADASFIDQSLRMALGDVALSERITKRLTELGVEDFFAVQAAILPHLLSLPLVPRPYTRLNDFLISAPTGSGKTLAYAVPIVQVLSKRVTPRLRALVVLPTRDLVVQVRETLETLAKGTGLLIGSVTGQHSFAHEQSQLVSLGDTLGGNSKLDILVATPGRLMDHLASTPNFTLQHLRFLVIDEADRLLNQSFQNWLAQVLAHTRPPTTPATGARDAHDAVAASWAVPLGLASDAFEGSEPPTSTCQKLLFSATLTRDPAKVAALDLSNPRYFIVQSPTHPLSAAALGSSFALPAELGEKVLILPPALKPLNLIHLIHDFNATPALVFTKSVEAATRLVKLLEFFEDAYVGGSKVSVRAYTRDMAPAERRRLLKDFADGNVDVVVCSDLVARGMDLPTVEHVVSYDVPLDMTKYVHRAGRTARAGRAGTAWTLVEKQEALHFKAMLKAAGHEPQVKKVKVKEDELAGYRESYDIAMARLRDEYGRE; the protein is encoded by the exons ATGGACCTGAAGCGCAAACACGTCGTGTTTGAGCCGTCCCCGGCGGGGCCAAGCGTGCACCCGGACCGGGCGGCGGTCGTCGATGCCGCCGTCAAAGCGAAGAAACCCAAG GTGGTGTCCGCCCGGCAGAAGCGGTATAATGCGGCGAGGCAACGGAGGCAGCGCAAGATCAAGGTGGCGAacaaggcggcggcgcccAAGGTTGGGgcgtgggagggggag gTCGACAgtgaggtcgaggctgaacgcgacgacgtcgcaCCAAACGCGGCGGTGGACGAACGCGCGATACGCCAAGCGGAAAAGGCTGCAAAGCGCGACGAGAGGCGGGgggagcgcaaggcgcgGCGTGCGGCTGAACGCGCGTCCAAGGCCGTTGCCAAGCGTTCAGAGGgggcggacgaggcggacgagacGACTGGAGAGGGCGCGGACGAAGCGGACGAGACGACTGCagagggcgacgagacgCAGGTCGATGGTATCCTCTCCGATGGCGATGTCGAGAGCGACGTCGAGAGCCTCAACATCCCCGACCTTCCTGCCCGCCTctccccgccgccactgGAACCGTTCCCGCTCCCGCGCCTGGCCccggcgccagccgccGACGTTCTGAGTCGGCAAGGTCTGCCGACCGGACTGGCCGATGCGTCGTTTATCGACCAATCTCTGCGGATGGCCCTGGGAGACGTTGCGCTTTCCGAACGGATTACCAAGCGCCTGACCGAGTTGGGGGTGGAAGACTTCTTCGCTGTCCAAGCTGCAATCCTCCCACACCTCCTCTCACTGCCCCTCGTGCCTCGTCCATACACCCGGCTGAACGACTTCCTCATCTCCGCCCCGACGGGCAGCGGCAAAACACTCGCATATGCCGTTCCGATCGTACAGGTACTTTCTAAGCGGGTCACTCCGCGGTTGCGCgcactcgtcgtccttccAACACGCGATCTCGTCGTACAGGTCCGCGAAACGCTCGAGACTCTCGCTAAGGGCACCGGATTACTG ATCGGAAGCGTTACGGGCCAACACTCGTTCGCGCACGAACAGAGTCAACTCGTCTCTCTGGGCGATACGTTGGGTGGTAACTCCAAGCTCGATATCCTCGTCGCTACCCCTGGACGGTTGATGGACCACCTGGCATCCACGCCAAATTTCACTCTCCAGCACCTCCgcttcctcgtcatcgacgaggccgaccgcCTCCTAAACCAGAGCTTCCAGAACTGGCTCGCACAGGTTCTGGCACACACCCGCCCGCCCACTACCCCAGCGACAGGAGCCCGGGATGCCCATGACGCCGTGGCCGCATCGTGGGCCGTTCCATTGGGTTTGGCGAGTGACGCGTTCGAGGGATCCGAGCCGCCAACCAGCACGTGCCAGAAACTCCTGTTCTCCGCAACTCTCACCCGTGACCCGGCAAaggtcgccgcgctcgacctgAGCAACCCCCGCTACTTCATCGTCCAATCGCCGACCCATCCTCTgagtgcggcggcgctcggAAGCAGTTTCGCCCTTCCTGCCGAACTGGGCGAGAAAGTACTCATCCTGCCGCCTGCCCTCAAGCcgctcaacctcatccaccTCATTCACGACTTCAACGCCACCCCAGCGTTGGTCTTCACGAAGAGTGTCGAGGCCGCGAcgcgcctcgtcaagctcctcgagttcTTCGAGGATGCGTACGTCGGCGGAAGCAAGGTTAGTGTACGCGCGTACACGCGCGACATGGcgcccgccgagcgccgtcgcctcctcAAGGACTTTGCGGATGGCAACGTGGATGTCGTGGTCTGCTCCGACCTCGTTGCGCGTGGTATGGACCTGCCTAccgtcgagcacgtcgtgAGCTACGATGTGCCCCTCGACATGACAAAGTATGTCCACCGCGCGGGACGTACTGCTCGTGCCGGCCGCGCCGGAACAGCCTGGACGCTGGTGGAGAAGCAGGAGGCGTTGCACTTCAAGGCCATGCTCAAGGCGGCCGGGCACGAGCCGCAGGtcaagaaggtcaaggtcaaggaggacgagctggctgGTTACCGCGAGAGCTATGACATTGCCATGGCCCGTCTGCGCGACGAGTACGGACGAGAGTAG
- a CDS encoding uncharacterized protein (Vps51/Vps67), protein MTTRSAVPDRVLSPRSAATDRRAARREQLRDFYGLKGAAAPTSPTLKPRSGGGTPRSGGASPDPRAERRDLSSTHFVPAEYYEELIARAGLPELLSTTSTLATDIGRLHSSRHTLVYNHHHQLFSAGDTISALNTRTPQLLSIVTDLQERFSEMSQLADSVALPDPSAVDDGVRARAIAQQGIERLRLMLVAEESPDALREAWGKVEATLNGHKCEGLDLLLQKGRAMAATE, encoded by the exons ATGACGACTCGCTCCGCCGTCCCCGACCGCGTCCTCTCCCCCCGTTCCGCAGCCACCGACAGGCGTGCAGCGCGCCGTGAACAACTGCGTGACTTCTACGGCCTCAAGGGCGCCGCTGCTCCCACTTCGCCCACACTCAAGCCTCGCTCGGGAGGTGGTACTCCACGCTCAGGGGGAGCAAGTCCGGACCCTAGGGCCGAGAGGAGGGATTTGTCTTCTACGCATTTCGTGCCGGCTGAATATTACGAGGAGCTCATTGCTAGGGCGGGGTTGCCAGAGTTGTTGAGCACCACTTCGACTTTGGCTACTG ACATCGGACGCCTCCATTCCTCCCGCCACACACTCGTCTacaaccaccaccatcaGCTGTTCAGCGCTGGCGACACCATCAGCGCGCTTAACACCCGCACACCCCAACTACTCAGCATCGTGACCGACCTCCAGGAACGGTTCAGCGAAATGTCGCAGCTCGCTGACAGCGTCGCCCTCCCAGACCCCTctgccgtcgacgacggcgtgcgcgcccGCGCAATCGCGCAGCAGGGGAtcgagcgcctccgcctGATGCTCGTGGCAGAAGAATCGCCCGACGCACTCCGCGAGGCGTggggcaaggtcgaggcgacACTGAACGGACACAAGTGTGAGGGCCTGGACCTGCTCCTCCAAAAGGGCCGCGCGATGGCGGCCACCGAGTAG
- a CDS encoding uncharacterized protein (duf1630-domain-containing protein), with product MSAVTASTGGRGHDDDSGDISLSRPPDKRPLAAGPAMPTPRNLQHSGIVRSSSARLDRPPDGDVGERARSTTGYRATASPSPSPTPTPTTTPTPRRQVSESPLSPLHARRMTRSRSLNVRIPSIDLTAKSVQSSTSATYLAPEISAPAPSPRPPPLIDDETASSMARWVKEIVVCNFDLERGPVVERRAGGRRWGPGVKENVAFSSFPDTSLFTEGSIQFSFKIRHVPPDPAALAFPEPPSPNPAAESFSDAVLPEKRDRADEYRKWDERGREWMYGFVWFQQRRDRGIARGYMQKSVVILTHLPFPALWSAVLSHLAPAFFAHGYTALEVACRAIATWPDPVPDARLDLPLLSEVLPVKLPDATDNPQVGWGCDPILASHPPSSPLRAFASFLPHLWSIWECLVLAEPVLVIASDPRTCSEIVWWLRELLRPIPLAGDFRPYLHIHDHDFSLLVNSNKPQAGVLVGVTNPFFRNAASHWPNVIAVPFKGEQRAQRVINPEGFISKRQRSVQKDRALLKQLEILVAAGKLDDKTGNMALRTHFQQLTERFLVPLNRYFQTLVPPPTSGSSTPHRPSLSRGSSFTSGGVLPPPPAMSLSGLKPFSLPSFLAHLKKHGPNPLSFKSKGLAGKARVENDFYAAFCMGACFAGWLAARVQSLGLALAPMGNEGLLTASGFSSARDSGDASSARGSGDASSARVSGDTSGTSGTSATSGISTSASASERSSVDDPGATPRAIEPFLPLVGDENAARRLGRLGIAD from the exons ATGTCTGCGGTCACGGCTTCCACCGGCGGCCGCGggcacgacgacgacagcggcGACATTTCTCTCTCGCGACCCCCCGATAAGCGGCCCTTGGCAGCGGGACCGGCAATGCCAACTCCACGCAACCTACAGCACTCTGGCATAGTGCGGAGCAGCTCGGCTCGCCTCGACCGTCCCCCagacggcgacgttggcgagcgcgcccgCAGCACGACCGGATACCGTGCAACTGCGTcaccgagcccgagcccaaccccaaccccaacgaCGACCCCGACTCCGCGTCGCCAAGTCTCGGAatctcccctctccccatTACATGCGCGGAGAatgacgcgctcgcggtccCTCAACGTCCGCATCCCCTCCATCGACTTGACGGCCAAGTCGGTCCAAtcgtccacctcggcgacgtaCCTCGCCCCCGAGATATCTGCGCCGGCACCGTCACCCCGTCCGCCACCGCTAATTGATGACGAGACGGCATCAAGCATGGCGCGGTGGGTCAAGGAAATTGTCGTGTGTAATTTCGACCTCGAACGGGGTCCTGTTGtcgagcgccgagctggcggGCGGAGGTGGGGACCTGGCGTTAAAGAAAACGTTGCGTTCTCGTCTTTTCCAGATACGTCTTTATTCACAGAGGGAAGCATACAATTCAGCTTCAAGATCCGGCACGTACCCCCAGACCCAGCAGCGTTGGCCTTTCCCGAACCCCCATCGCCCAATCCCGCCGCTGAGAGCTTTAGCGACGCCGTTCTTCCGGAGAAGAGGGACCGCGCGGACGAGTATAGGAAATGGGACgagcgaggccgagagTGGATGTACGGCTTTGTGTGGTTCCAACAACGCCGGGATCGCGGCATTGCAAGAGGATACATGCAA AAATCGgtcgtcatcctcacccaccttcctttcCCGGCACTTTGGAGCGCCGTGCTCTCCCACCTCGCGCCGGCATTCTTCGCACACGGCTACACGGCCCTCGAAGTTGCGTGTCGGGCCATTGCGACATGGCCCGATCCAGTCCCCGACGCacgcctcgacctccccctcctttCAGAGGTTCTGCCCGTCAAGCTCCCCGACGCAACGGACAATCCTCAAGTTGGATGGGGTTGTGATCCGATCCTAGCCTCCCATCCACCGAGTTCACCACTACGCGCATTCGCAAGTTTCCTCCCTCACCTCTGGAGTATATGGGAATGTTtggtcctcgccgagcccgTATTGGTCATCGCGTCGGATCCACGCACATGCTCCGAGATCGTGTGGTGGCTTCGAGAGCTGCTTCGGCCCATTCCATTGGCAGGAGACTTTAGGCCATACCTCCATATCCACGACCACGACTTTTCGTTGCTTGTCAACTCGAACAAGCCCCAGGCAGGTGTGCTTGTTGGCGTGACT AACCCCTTCTTCCGCAACGCAGCAAGCCACTGGCCCAACGTCATCGCTGTGCCATTCAAGGGCGAGCAGCGAGCTCAACGGGTGATAAACCCCGAAGGATTCATCAGCAAGCGCCAGCGCAGTGTACAAAAAGACCGCGCGCTGTTGAAGCAGCTTGAAATCCTCGTGGCGGCGGGCAAGCTTGATG ACAAAACAGGCAACATGGCGCTCCGCACCCACTTCCAACAACTGACTGAACGTTTCCTCGTCCCTCTAAATCGATACTTTCAAACCCTGGTCCCCCCGCCAACTTCGGGAAGTTCGACACCTCATCGACCGTCCCTCTCGCGCGGCTCGTCCTTCACTTCGGGCGGTGTCCTCCCCCCTCCGCCAGCCATGAGTTTGTCGGGTCTAAAACCATTCAGCCTGCCCAGCTTTCTTGCCCATTTGAAGAAACACGGTCCAAATCCATTGTCGTTCAAGTCCAAGGGCCTGGCAGGCAAGGCGCGGGTCGAGAACGACTTTTATGCCGCATTCTGTATGGGCGCCTGCTTTGCAGGCTggttggcggcgcgcgtgcAGAGCTTGGGCCTGGCACTGGCGCCGATGGGCAACGAGGGCCTGTTGACGGCGAGTGGGTTCAGCTCGGCCCGGGATAGTGGTGAtgccagctcggcgcggggTAGTGGTGATGCCAGCTCGGCCCGGGTTAGCGGGGACACGAGCGGGACGAGCgggacgagcgcgacgagtgggaTCAGTaccagcgcgagcgcgagcgaaCGGAGCAGCGTCGACGATCCGGGGGCTACGCCGCGCGCGATAGAGCcgttcttgcccttggtGGGGGATGAGAACGCGGCGCGGAGACTGGGGAGGCTGGGGATCGCAGACTGA
- a CDS encoding uncharacterized protein (ABC transporter), translating into MFRTGVLGHFTRRAGGAHGGPIKSIPLVRVPPSARVLPFGTAKVEDKEALLRFPEGGWRINEGGEEGWAIVGDAPGRRLAVETVLGRHRIAPNTPPPGPLPVNAKHTPSAAIDKEAWKPVQYLAFAKPSTTGEFTDYTARYGALQEEDKMTVRQRLEMSFGPSAQASKNVFEAMTMLGMHHLVDMPYIALSSGQTRRARIATALMTKPAMMLLEEPMAGLDAQSRLVVDDVLGSINITENEARVVLVLRDREEDLPRWITNVVDVREGEVWVGTRRQWDVRKAAQARKEQPDDMPDGSRTSSEAPLVKLSHVSVSYGEGTRPVLKDVDWVIRPGDKWHLQGANGSGKTTLLSLILGHHPQSYSLAPVALTLFSQPRRMVPTPILRRLIGHTSPEVFAAFPRNMGLTAAQAIATGYEGVFSRRPITDEQKVRILALLEFFKPHLATTRTGEPAEMTAREIGNRNFAHYTPAQQALIVFLRAIVARPPLLILDEPTQGVDEGIWRRCFELLKREWEEMEEAGTGQACVVVSHYDEEVPWRNGKVLRLEDGVATCGS; encoded by the exons ATGTTCCGTACAggcgtccttggccatttcacgcggcgcgcaggcgGTGCACACGGCGGGCCCATCAAGTCTATCCCACTTGTTCGCGTTCCGCCTTCCGCCCGGGTGCTTCCTTTCGGCACagccaaggtcgaggacaaggaggcgctcctccgcTTCCCCGAAGGCGGGTGGAGGATcaacgagggcggcgaggaggggtgggCGATTGTGGGCGATGCGCCGGGTAGGAGGCTTGCGGTTGAG ACTGTGCTTGGCCGGCATCGGATCGCGCCCAACACACCACCGCCAGGCCCACTACCGGTCAACGCCAAGCACACCCCATCTGCCGCGATTGACAAGGAAGCGTGGAAACCCGTGCAGTACCTCGCCTTCGCCAAGCCTTCAACCACGGGCGAGTTTACAGACTACACTGCCAGGTATGGGGCGTTGCAAGAAGAGGACAAGATGACGGTGCGGCAGCGGCTGGAGATGAGTTTCGGACCGAGCGCGCAGGCGAGCAAGAACGTGTTCGAGGCCATGACCATGCTCGGCATGCATCACCTCGTGGACATGCCTTATATTGCCCTCTCGAGTGGGCAGACACGGCGCGCTCGCATCGCAACCGCCCTCATGACCAAGCCGGCTATGATGTTGCTTGAAGAACCTATGGCTGGGCTGGACGCCCAGAGCCGCCTGGTTGTGGATGACGTGCTCGGCTCGATCAATATCACCGAGAACGAGGCGCGGGTTGTCCTCGTGCTGAGGGAtagggaggaggacctgcCTCGCTGGATTACGAATGTGGTCGAcgtgcgcgagggcgaggtgtgGGTCGGTACGCGGCGGCAGTGGGATGTACGAAAGGCAgcgcaggcgcgcaaggAACAGCCAGATGACATGCCTGATGGAAGCCGGACGAGCTCCGAGGCACcgctcgtcaagctctCTCATGTGTCGGTGAGCTATGGCGAGGGGACGCGTCCGGTTctcaaggacgtcgacTGGGTCATCCGGCCCGGCGACAAGTGGCATCTCCAAGGCGCTAATG GCTCTGGCAAGACGACGCTCCTGTCGCTAATCCTTGGACACCATCCGCAGAGCTACAGCCTCGCGCCGGTGGCGCTCACTCTCTTCTCCCAACCAAGACGGATGGTACCTACCCCCATTCTGCGGCGGTTAATTGGCCACACCTCGCCAGAGGTCTTCGCCGCCTTCCCGCGCAATATGGGGTTGACAGCGGCGCAGGCCATTGCGACGGGATACGAGGGCGTCTTCTCCCGCCGCCCGATCACCGACGAGCAGAAAGTacgcatcctcgccctgctCGAGTTCTTCAAGCCCCACCTGGCGACAACGCGGACAGGCGAACCGGCAGAGATGACGGCTCGGGAAATCGGGAATAGGAACTTTGCGCACTACACGCCGGCGCAGCAGGCGCTGATTGTATTCTTGCGCGCGATCGTCGCCCGTCCCCCCCTGCTGATTCTGGACGAGCCGACACAGGGCGTAGACGAGGGTATCTGGCGCCGCTGTTTTGAGCTCCTGAAacgcgagtgggaggagatggaggaggctggGACTGGGCAGGCgtgcgtcgtcgtctcgcACTACGACGAAGAGGTGCCGTGGCGTAATGGCAAGGtcctgcgcctcgaggatggcgtgGCTACCTGTGGATCCTAG
- a CDS encoding uncharacterized protein (CutC family), with product MPFPLEVCIDSLDAALAAAPHLRPGDRFEVCSSLLAGGGLTPSMGLVLMLRELMPEIKLMVMIRPRPGSFVYTPAEVDVMLEDIRAVKVSGAHGIVFGCLLRDGNVDVATAKRLAKAAHPLPVTFHRAFDVTPDWHAALEDIANIPGITRILTSGHMATALDGAAELRQLANFAPAHLSILPASGINAITLPRVLQIVPLHEAHLSAGGIYTPPTDPTGARGEVLGFGRSEWRLDPAKLAAVRDWVDKNT from the exons aTGCCCTTCCCTCTCGAAGTGTGCATTGACTCTTTGGACGCCGCACTCGC TGCGGCGCCCCACCTCCGCCCCGGCGACCGCTTCGAAGTGTGCAGCTCGCTGCTGGCTG GCGGTGGACTTACTCCAAGTATgggcctcgtcctcatgcTAAGAGAACTGATGCCCGAGATTAAGCTCATG gtcATGATCCGACCGCGGCCCGGCTCGTTCGTCTATACTCcagccgaggtcgacgtcatGCTGGAGGACATTCGGGCGGTCAAAGTCTCGGGGGCGCACGGTATCGTCTTTGGCTGTCTACTGCGCGACGGCAACGTGGACGTCGCAACCGCAAAGAG gctCGCCAAAGCCGCCCACCCGCTACCCGTTACCTTCCACCGCGCGTTCGACGTCACCCCTGACTGGCACGCGGCCCTGGAAGATATCGCCAACATTCCAGGCATCACCCGTATCCTCACCAG CGGACACATGGCAACTGCTCTCGACGGTGCGGCCGAGCTCCGCCAGCTGGCCAATTTTGCGCCGGCCCacctctccatcctccccgCGTCCGGAATCAACGCCATTACTTTACCCCGTGTTCTACAAATTGTGCCATTACACGAGGCCCACTTATCCGCCGGTGGGATCTATACGCCGCCGACAGACCCCACGGGTGCGCGTGGCGAAGTGCTAGGGTTTGGGCGGAGCGAGTGGCGTCTCGACCcggccaagctcgctgCCGTGCGTGACTGGGTCGACAAGAACACCTAG
- a CDS encoding uncharacterized protein (Pfam:RRM_6) gives MATSGKPDRLFVGNLAPSVDEYTLVQVFSKYGKISKLDLMMHHSGPQKGKPRGYAFVEYESKDDAVKALVKLHDRLLRGRKLVVTYANAAPVDDGQPQPFKRRTEIKPTSLSLLKARKPQSTDAQIAVMEAKLAVLRNRPDRSPTPERVAADELEAEIRRELGEGMGEEDQVQEGGDTPQVASPDDSMSRPHSPVHGRAGRAGPAGLPPKPVAAMDALKPRLEASPRRHDRYTPCRDGPPRSRVRDRSPRRDESPRYRDETPSRDRSPRRYEMREEPPSRDRSPRRDDDSRRRDRFPRDSSRRERSSREPHSRDRSPAKDSSNRSLPLARSSNAAVERFQAGLAGLPKKPSF, from the exons ATGGCAACTTCTGGCAAGCCCGATCGCCTGTTTGTGGGCAACCTCGCGCCGTCGGTTGACGAATATACCCTCGTCCAGGTGTTCAGCAAGTATGGCAAGATATCCAAGCTTGACTTGATGATGCACCACAGCGGGCCGCAGAAGGGCAAGCCGCGGGGGTACGCGTTTGTCGAGTACGAGAGCAAGGAT GACGCAGTCAAAGCCCTCGTCAAGCTACACGACCGCCTCCTGCGCGGCCGCAAGCTAGTCGTGACGTACGCGAACGCCGCCCcagtcgacgacgggcaACCACAGCCTTTCAAGCGCCGGACCGAGATCAAGCCGACGAGTCTGAGCCTGCTCAAGGCGCGCAAACCGCAGAG taCGGATGCCCAAATCGCTGTGAtggaggccaagctcgcggTCCTGCGGAATCGGCCAGACcggtcgccgacgccggAGCGCGTGGCGGCGGACGAGCTAGAGGCTGAGATTCGGCGTGAGCtaggggaggggatgggggaggAAGACCAGGTacaagaaggaggggatACGCCGCAAGTCGCAAGCCCAGATGACAGCATGTCCCGGCCACATAGCCCTGTGCATGGACGCGCTGGACGTGCTGGACCGGCCGGGTTGCCTCCCAAACCCGTGGCTGCAATGGACGCACTCAAGCCGCGACTCGAGGCGTCACCAAGGCGCCATGATCGGTATACCCCATGTCGCGATGGACCACCACGCAGTCGCGTTCGCGATCGCTCACCACGGCGCGACGAGTCTCCGCGATACCGTGACGAGACGCCAAGTCGCGatcgctctcctcgtcgataCGAGATGCGTGAGGAGCCGCCAAGTCGCGACCGGTCCCCGCGCCGCGATGACGATTCGCGCCGGCGCGACCGCTTCCCTCGAGACTCATCTCGCCGGgagcgctcctcgcgcgaACCACACAGTCGCGATCGCTCTCCCGCCAAAGACTCTAGCAACCGctctctcccactcgcccgCAGTAGCAACGCAGCCGTCGAGCGGTTCCAGGCCGGCCTTGCTGGTCTGCCAAAGAAACCGTCCTTTTAA